In one window of Acanthochromis polyacanthus isolate Apoly-LR-REF ecotype Palm Island chromosome 8, KAUST_Apoly_ChrSc, whole genome shotgun sequence DNA:
- the prr5a gene encoding proline-rich protein 5a, with amino-acid sequence MLDGLRRRHASRPSPRPLSLNFSTFSAPPPSPDMDSSHEHPIRRTLHRLKLMSSPSLSELGKSEKSSPEDRGEKQKRAGANATWNSIHNAVIAVFQKKGLADNELYVLNEGVRHLLKTELGSFFTEYLQNQLLTKGMVILRDKIRFYEGQKLLDSLAETWDFFFCDVLSMLQAIFHPVQGKEPSVRQLALLHFRNTIVLSVKLEDALSRPRARVPPSVTQMLLILQGVHEPRGVNEEYLRLESLVQKVVSPYLGTHGLYSGDDDEAHCCVLEKRLPWGWPKSGDQQSKNPVVRSKSYNIPLLLTPVAEYDPDASSVGSGGIRRHSACEITTCLEEQGLVFADRVPGSELSASSSNRLCVSSQFNGAGALDLPLSSPSILPLHSSGALHGTEATTTMTDLSKGASSTPPSESSSPETIIGQVLESADSDSDGIFIDFPPHSSEAMGLSRESRQSTV; translated from the exons ATGCTTGATGGACTCCGGCGGAGGCACGCCTCCCGGCCCTCCCCTCGGCCCCTGTCACTCAACTTCAGCACCTTCTCGGCCCCTCCTCCGAGTCCCGACATGGATAGCAGCCACGAGCATCCAATCAGGAG GACTCTGCACCGGCTCAAGCTGATGAGCTCTCCCAGCCTCAGCGAGCTGGGCAAGAGTGAGAAAAGTTCGCCTGAAGACAGAGGGGAGAAGCAGAAGAGGGCAGGAGCCAACGCCACCTGGAACAG CATCCACAATGCTGTCATAGCCGTCTTCCAGAAGAAGGGCTTGGCTGATAACGAACTTTACGTCCTTAATGAAGGTGTCCG ACATCTGTTGAAGACTGAGCTGGGTTCCTTCTTCACAGAATATCTTCAG AACCAGCTGCTGACAAAAGGCATGGTCATCCTACGGGACAAAATAAGATTCTACGAAG GTCAGAAGTTACTGGACTCTCTAGCAGAAACCTGGGACTTCTTCTTCTGTGATGTCCTCTCCATGCTGCAGGCCATCTTTCACCCGGTCCAG GGTAAGGAGCCTTCCGTCCGGCAGCTGGCCCTGCTTCACTTCAGGAACACCATCGTCCTGAGTGTCAAGTTAGAGGACGCCCTTTCTCGACCTCGAGCTCGTGTGCCTCCCTCTGTTACACAGATGCTGCTGATTCTACAG GGGGTCCATGAGCCGCGAGGCGTCAACGAGGAGTATTTAAGGTTAGAGTCTCTGGTTCAGAAGGTGGTCTCGCCCTACCTGGGAACCCACGGACTTTACTCTGGGGACGATGATGAAGCCCATTGTTGTGTTCTAG AGAAGCGTTTACCGTGGGGCTGGCCCAAATCTGGGGATCAACAGTCTAAAAACCCCGTGGTACGATCAAAAAGCTACAATATTCCTCTGCTGCTGACCCCGGTGGCGGAGTATGACCCAGATGCCAGCTCAGTTGGCAGCGGAGGAATCCGGCGCCACTCAGCCTGTGAGATTACAACTTGCCTGGAGGAACAAGGACTGGTCTTCGCTGACCGGGTCCCGGGATCCGAGctgtctgcctcctcctccaacAGGCTGTGTGTGAGCTCCCAGTTTAACG GAGCCGGAGCCCTGGACTTGCCTCTTTCGTCCCCCTCCATCCTTCCCCTCCATTCCTCAGGAGCTCTCCACGGCACCGAGGCCACGACAACAATGACTGATCTCAGTAAGGGCGCATCCTCCACGCCGCCCAGTGAATCATCCAGCCCTGAAACCATAATTGGACAAGTGCTAGAGTCGGCCGACTCAGACTCAGATGGGATATTTATCGATTTCCCGCCTCACTCCTCGGAGGCAATGGGGCTTAGCCGTGAGAGCCGGCAGAGCACTGTGTAA
- the LOC110956341 gene encoding transmembrane protein 60-like translates to MKMSLAQRVLLSWIFALIFLIMLVLKLDSKIHWNWFLIFLPVWTFDTILILMLVLKMAGRCKPDFDPRDGEQSVKRRLWYLTALLLKLGFCLTLCSRLERLTETWISVVCVPLWVLLCGALVELGHSVFHYR, encoded by the coding sequence ATGAAGATGTCTCTGGCCCAGCGAGTGCTCCTCTCTTGGATCTTTGCCCTGATCTTCCTCATCATGCTGGTCCTCAAGCTGGACTCTAAAATCCACTGGAACTGGTTCCTGATCTTCCTGCCCGTGTGGACATTTGAcaccatcctcatcctcatgCTGGTCTTGAAGATGGCGGGACGCTGCAAGCCGGACTTCGACCCCAGAGATGGAGAGCAGAGCGTGAAGAGGAGGCTGTGGTACCTGACGGCGCTGCTGCTCAAGCTGGGTTTCTGTCTGACTCTGTGCTCCCGTCTGGAGAGACTCACGGAGACGTGGATCAGCGTGGTGTGCGTCCCTCTGTGGGTGCTGCTGTGTGGAGCGCTGGTGGAGCTGGGACACAGTGTTTTCCACTACAGATGA